TGAAACTGATCAAAAAAGGTGCCGAAGGCGACATTTATCTTACTAAATTTGACAACATGCCCGCAATTCTCAAGACGAGAAAAACAAAACCATACCGACATCCGATACTGGATGGCAAAATAAGAAAGCAGCGAACCATACGGGAAGCAACCATTCTTTCTGAGGCAAAATACGTTGGGATCAGAACACCCCTGATCTATTTGGTAAACACCAACGATTGTACTATTCTGATGCAGCAAATCAATGGAGCTATAGTCAGAGACCTAAAAGACGCCAAGCTAAAATCTGCGTGTATGGAAATTGGCAGAATCACTGCCACACTGCACAAAAATGGCATAATTCACGGCGATCTTACCACGTCAAATTTCATATCCAAAAACGACAAAATCTATGCAATTGATTTTGGCCTTGCACAAAAATCAATCAGAGTAGAAGACCACGCGGTGGATTTGCGACTATACAAAGAAATTCTTGGTAGCGC
This is a stretch of genomic DNA from Nitrososphaerota archaeon. It encodes these proteins:
- a CDS encoding Kae1-associated serine/threonine protein kinase codes for the protein KLIKKGAEGDIYLTKFDNMPAILKTRKTKPYRHPILDGKIRKQRTIREATILSEAKYVGIRTPLIYLVNTNDCTILMQQINGAIVRDLKDAKLKSACMEIGRITATLHKNGIIHGDLTTSNFISKNDKIYAIDFGLAQKSIRVEDHAVDLRLYKEILGSAHVKIMLELWNAFLKGYKSITGTERFNKVLAQLSIIEGRGRYARME